A single Sphingobacteriales bacterium DNA region contains:
- a CDS encoding glycosyltransferase codes for MNPPKTILIAPLDWGLGHATRCMPIIDLLLSKGHRVIIAGNGDSFYLLKEHYPALEFYELPGYNISYPTGKNASFYALLQTPKILQTIKEENKTIAIITEQEKIDLIISDNRYGVRHHSIKSILICHQIALQAPYAARFMNPVFLKLHLRQIEKFDALWIPDEEGVNNLSGKLSHGISFKIPAAYIGIQSRFAHFTKKDSIVDVLDFSILVVLSGQEPQRTNLENELRNTLNANPEKILLVQGKTEKQTVVREGNITTISYLNTNDLFAALHKANKIICRSGYSTIMDLATLGKKAIFIPAEGQTEQEFLADIMEDRGFAVQCAAKTLNISEALCKLESCRGFPAFPVNDERLRKAIDDALI; via the coding sequence TTGAACCCTCCGAAAACCATACTGATAGCCCCGCTGGATTGGGGGTTGGGACATGCCACCCGCTGCATGCCCATAATTGATTTATTGTTGTCAAAAGGACATCGGGTGATCATTGCCGGCAACGGCGATTCTTTTTATTTACTGAAAGAACACTATCCGGCTTTAGAATTCTATGAATTGCCGGGGTATAATATTTCCTATCCCACAGGGAAAAATGCCTCCTTCTATGCATTACTGCAAACTCCCAAGATCCTGCAGACCATAAAGGAGGAAAACAAAACAATCGCAATTATTACGGAGCAGGAAAAGATAGATCTGATCATTTCAGACAACCGCTACGGTGTGCGCCACCATTCCATCAAGAGCATTCTGATATGTCATCAGATTGCACTGCAGGCGCCGTATGCCGCACGATTCATGAATCCGGTATTTTTAAAACTGCACCTCCGGCAGATAGAAAAATTTGATGCTCTCTGGATCCCGGACGAAGAAGGAGTCAACAATCTTTCCGGTAAATTATCACACGGAATCTCCTTCAAAATCCCCGCAGCTTATATTGGTATCCAAAGCCGTTTCGCTCATTTTACAAAAAAAGATTCCATTGTTGATGTACTGGACTTTTCCATTCTGGTGGTGTTATCAGGCCAGGAGCCGCAACGGACTAACTTAGAAAATGAGCTGCGGAATACATTAAATGCCAACCCAGAAAAGATACTGCTGGTTCAGGGAAAAACAGAGAAACAAACCGTTGTCAGGGAAGGCAATATCACCACCATATCCTATCTGAACACCAACGATCTGTTTGCTGCGTTACATAAGGCGAATAAGATCATCTGCCGCTCAGGATATTCTACCATCATGGATCTGGCAACATTGGGCAAGAAGGCTATTTTCATCCCAGCGGAAGGTCAGACCGAACAGGAATTTTTAGCAGACATAATGGAAGATAGAGGATTTGCCGTTCAATGCGCGGCAAAGACGTTAAACATAAGCGAAGCCCTCTGCAAATTAGAATCCTGCCGGGGTTTTCCTGCATTTCCCGTCAATGATGAACGCTTAAGAAAGGCTATTGATGATGCCCTTATTTAA